In a genomic window of Blastocatellia bacterium:
- a CDS encoding magnesium chelatase domain-containing protein, with translation MSTAIEQMRERHDSSRLTDAGLRGLLPALIGVASRSLLKRSTANGDLKCESLDDTVIVGELSLDGRVRPIKGALSIAVATRAGGARRLL, from the coding sequence TTGTCAACAGCCATCGAGCAGATGCGCGAGAGACACGACAGCTCGCGGTTGACCGATGCCGGCTTACGCGGCTTGTTACCTGCCTTGATCGGCGTAGCAAGCCGCTCTCTTTTGAAGCGCTCGACGGCCAACGGCGACCTCAAGTGCGAAAGCCTGGATGATACGGTGATTGTCGGCGAGCTGTCGCTCGATGGCCGCGTGCGGCCCATCAAGGGCGCGCTATCGATTGCGGTGGCGACGCGGGCGGGCGGCGCGCGTCGTTTGCT
- a CDS encoding acyl-CoA thioesterase — protein sequence MSESKTGFEYNMPGREPAIRVVLMPKDTNAHGTIFGGVILSYIDIAAAIEVRRHTLKKIVTKAMREVVFVAPVFVGDLVSFYTELVRVGRTSITVKVTVEADRVSNPGQRVRVTEAEVVYVAIDDDRRPVPIRDEA from the coding sequence ATGAGCGAATCGAAGACCGGATTTGAATACAACATGCCGGGGCGCGAGCCGGCCATCCGCGTGGTGCTGATGCCCAAAGACACCAACGCGCACGGTACCATCTTTGGCGGCGTCATCTTGAGCTACATCGATATTGCGGCGGCGATTGAAGTGCGCCGCCACACTTTGAAGAAGATCGTTACCAAGGCCATGCGCGAAGTGGTCTTCGTCGCGCCGGTCTTTGTCGGCGACCTGGTGAGCTTTTACACCGAGCTGGTGCGCGTCGGGCGAACGTCGATCACCGTCAAGGTGACGGTCGAAGCCGACCGCGTCTCGAACCCCGGCCAGCGCGTGCGCGTCACCGAAGCCGAGGTCGTCTACGTCGCCATTGATGACGACCGCCGCCCTGTGCCCATTCGTGATGAAGCGTAA
- a CDS encoding helix-turn-helix domain-containing protein, producing the protein MTSNRRKFATIETASDKPDAGEPAKEKRVEYLTARQLAEVLQVSQSTIHRLRRAGRIPAVELTGRLIRFSLRDVQKALKAMQAARPHDDGEAPQDDEPTAQLSFDDLFAEFIER; encoded by the coding sequence ATGACCAGTAACCGCCGCAAATTTGCAACGATTGAGACGGCCTCCGACAAGCCCGACGCGGGCGAGCCTGCGAAGGAAAAGCGCGTCGAATACCTGACGGCGCGGCAACTCGCGGAGGTTTTGCAGGTGAGCCAGTCCACCATTCATCGCCTGCGCCGCGCCGGGCGCATTCCGGCGGTCGAGCTGACCGGGCGCTTGATCCGCTTCAGCCTGCGCGACGTGCAAAAGGCATTGAAGGCGATGCAGGCGGCGCGGCCTCACGACGACGGCGAAGCGCCTCAGGATGACGAGCCGACGGCGCAACTCTCGTTCGACGATCTCTTCGCGGAATTCATCGAGCGATAA
- a CDS encoding phosphotransferase, with amino-acid sequence MESTYPPAMLELAARHLDAAADQVRITPLTGDASTRVYLRAAAAGRTLVVCLYGEPFDESERAVDRLARMEAVNPSARLTYHSNALAHIEATRLFIEAGLPVPRILATSGADGLMLFEDVGDMRLQDWMTNRPAAEVRDAYRRAADLIVDIQSATKLALEADSICSHMAFDEAKLRWELGFFFANFINRYLKLKLDPATANAMQADFKSLCGELAACPRVLVHRDYHARNLMMKDERMFIIDHQDARMGPASYDVASLISDPYATLDAELMSELVERFIEGKARSAQPLDAVTEFRRELRLMTVQRMLKALGTYASQAALGNMTYVPYIGPARDRALAAMRELDRFAATRALLERAEA; translated from the coding sequence ATGGAAAGTACCTATCCACCTGCAATGTTAGAACTGGCGGCGCGTCACCTTGACGCGGCGGCGGATCAGGTCCGCATCACGCCGTTGACGGGCGACGCCTCGACACGAGTTTACCTGCGCGCGGCTGCCGCGGGACGGACGCTGGTCGTCTGCCTCTACGGCGAGCCGTTCGATGAGTCGGAGCGCGCGGTTGACCGGCTGGCGCGGATGGAAGCCGTGAACCCATCGGCGCGGCTCACCTATCACAGCAATGCGCTGGCGCACATCGAAGCGACCCGGCTGTTTATCGAAGCCGGCCTGCCGGTGCCGCGCATCTTGGCGACATCAGGGGCCGACGGCCTGATGCTGTTTGAAGATGTTGGCGACATGCGCTTGCAGGATTGGATGACGAACCGCCCGGCGGCAGAGGTCCGCGACGCCTACCGCCGCGCCGCCGATTTGATCGTTGATATTCAGAGCGCCACGAAACTGGCTCTGGAAGCCGATTCGATCTGCTCGCACATGGCTTTTGACGAGGCGAAGCTACGCTGGGAGCTGGGCTTCTTCTTTGCCAACTTCATCAACCGCTATTTGAAGCTGAAGCTCGATCCGGCGACCGCCAACGCCATGCAGGCGGATTTCAAGTCGCTCTGCGGCGAGCTGGCCGCCTGCCCGCGTGTGCTGGTCCACCGTGACTACCACGCGCGCAACCTGATGATGAAAGACGAGCGCATGTTCATCATCGATCATCAGGATGCGCGCATGGGGCCGGCGAGTTATGACGTCGCCTCGCTGATCAGCGACCCCTACGCGACGCTTGATGCGGAATTGATGAGCGAGCTGGTCGAACGTTTCATCGAAGGTAAGGCGAGGTCGGCGCAGCCGCTCGACGCCGTAACCGAATTCCGCCGCGAGCTACGATTGATGACCGTGCAGCGAATGCTCAAGGCGCTCGGCACCTATGCGTCGCAGGCGGCGCTGGGCAATATGACTTATGTTCCTTACATCGGGCCGGCGCGCGACCGCGCCCTTGCGGCGATGCGCGAGCTTGACCGCTTCGCGGCAACGCGCGCTTTGCTGGAGCGAGCCGAGGCGTAG
- a CDS encoding NDP-sugar synthase, which produces MKAVILAAGFGTRLWPLTEDRTKPAIPFLNRPLIAYTVDYLAALGVRDIIVNLHHQPDSIRRALGDGAALGVNIEYSFEEEILGTSGAIDRVRDQLMDDDFIVINGKIVTDIDLQAAIREHREQGAIATLVLKENVAREHFSIVEVDARRRVTRFAGFPDAVSAEAGAPDAGGKVMTSDPAPLMFTGIQVLSPRIFDYVPRNCFSHSTMHVYPRAIAEGEPVIAHVTQGNWFEMSTLDRYLEASMMFMKKAGAAVIQGAGCSIAPGASVEGSVLWERVQVESGARLRRAVIGDDVRVPAGAVIENAVVVRRRVVHEIERGTFVGDNLIVPL; this is translated from the coding sequence ATGAAAGCAGTCATACTCGCAGCAGGGTTCGGCACACGGCTATGGCCGTTGACCGAAGATCGCACCAAGCCGGCCATCCCGTTCCTAAACCGCCCGCTGATCGCTTATACGGTCGATTATCTGGCGGCGCTCGGCGTCCGCGACATCATCGTCAACCTTCATCATCAGCCCGATTCGATCCGCCGGGCGCTCGGCGACGGCGCGGCGTTGGGCGTCAACATTGAATATTCATTTGAAGAAGAGATACTCGGCACGTCGGGTGCGATTGACCGCGTCCGCGATCAGTTGATGGATGACGATTTCATCGTCATCAACGGCAAGATCGTCACTGATATCGATTTGCAAGCGGCGATCCGCGAGCATCGAGAGCAGGGCGCCATCGCCACGCTGGTGTTGAAAGAGAACGTCGCGCGCGAGCATTTCAGCATCGTCGAAGTTGACGCGCGGCGCCGGGTCACGCGCTTTGCCGGCTTTCCCGATGCCGTGAGCGCCGAAGCCGGAGCGCCGGACGCCGGCGGCAAGGTCATGACCAGCGACCCTGCGCCGCTGATGTTCACCGGCATTCAGGTGTTGTCGCCGCGCATCTTTGATTACGTGCCGCGCAATTGCTTCTCGCATTCGACTATGCACGTCTACCCGCGGGCGATTGCCGAAGGCGAGCCGGTCATCGCGCACGTCACGCAGGGCAACTGGTTCGAGATGAGCACGCTCGACCGCTACCTCGAAGCGAGCATGATGTTCATGAAAAAAGCCGGGGCCGCCGTCATTCAAGGGGCGGGCTGTTCGATTGCCCCCGGCGCGAGCGTCGAAGGCTCGGTGTTGTGGGAGCGCGTTCAGGTTGAAAGCGGCGCGCGATTGCGCCGCGCCGTCATCGGCGATGACGTGCGTGTGCCGGCGGGGGCGGTCATCGAAAACGCCGTGGTCGTGCGTCGCCGGGTCGTCCACGAAATCGAGCGCGGCACCTTCGTCGGCGACAACCTCATCGTGCCCCTGTAA
- a CDS encoding NUDIX hydrolase — MEPRDEIVAAGGLVIDASDEQTPRVLLVHRPKYDDWSYPKGKLDPGETIEAAALREVEEETGLRCRIIRELTSVHYLYRGRGGETRPKVVHYYLMEVTGGEIHVNMYEIDEARWCTVSDAMARLRYDHDRQILTALFDPARRTP; from the coding sequence ATGGAACCGAGGGATGAAATCGTCGCGGCGGGCGGCCTCGTCATTGATGCAAGCGACGAGCAGACGCCGCGCGTCTTACTGGTGCATCGCCCGAAGTACGATGACTGGTCGTATCCAAAAGGCAAGCTCGACCCGGGGGAAACGATTGAAGCCGCCGCCTTGCGCGAAGTCGAAGAGGAGACCGGCCTGCGCTGTCGCATCATTCGCGAGCTGACGTCTGTGCATTACCTGTATCGCGGGCGCGGCGGCGAGACGCGGCCCAAGGTTGTGCATTACTACTTGATGGAAGTAACCGGCGGCGAGATTCATGTGAACATGTACGAGATAGACGAGGCCCGCTGGTGTACGGTGAGCGACGCGATGGCGCGCCTGCGTTACGATCACGACCGCCAGATACTGACGGCGCTGTTTGACCCGGCCCGGCGCACCCCCTGA
- a CDS encoding class IV adenylate cyclase produces MKDNLEIEVKLACDDLGRLTRAGFELALSRPRHFEDNWLLDDARGTLFEQGAALRVRSVEGRGWITYKGVAQETAASPLKVREEIESAVSDPEKLIALFERLGYHRAFRYQKYRTTYKILLDNAAVEVAFDETPMGNFIEIEGDEPRVLGILERAGFTAADSLRESYPELQAKRCQARGVPLEDLVF; encoded by the coding sequence ATGAAAGACAACCTTGAAATCGAGGTCAAGCTGGCTTGCGATGATCTCGGTCGCCTGACGCGCGCCGGCTTCGAGCTGGCGCTCTCCAGGCCGCGCCACTTTGAAGACAACTGGCTGCTCGACGACGCCCGTGGGACACTCTTCGAGCAGGGCGCGGCACTGCGCGTTCGCTCGGTCGAAGGTCGCGGCTGGATCACTTATAAAGGCGTGGCGCAGGAAACCGCCGCATCGCCTTTGAAAGTCCGCGAAGAGATTGAATCGGCGGTCAGCGATCCCGAAAAACTGATTGCGCTGTTTGAGCGGCTGGGGTATCATCGCGCCTTTCGCTATCAGAAGTACCGCACGACCTATAAGATATTGCTTGACAACGCGGCGGTCGAAGTCGCATTTGACGAAACGCCGATGGGCAATTTTATCGAGATCGAAGGCGACGAACCGCGTGTGCTGGGCATCCTAGAACGGGCCGGGTTCACCGCCGCCGATTCGCTCCGCGAGAGCTACCCAGAGCTTCAGGCAAAGCGCTGTCAGGCGCGTGGCGTGCCGCTCGAAGATTTGGTCTTTTAG
- a CDS encoding citrate synthase yields the protein MSSEANVAKAGLEGIVAAQSSLSDVNGIEGRLIYAGYDIHDLAQHAAFEEVIYLLWNLRLPTRSELNELEQQISRESQLPEGIQQLIRAIPTSASPMDMLRTVVSALALYDEEAGDMSSAANLRKAVRLTARFPIIVTTFQRLRNGLEPVTPRPDLTIAGNFLYTLNGTEPDEVATRTMDVALILHADHELNASTFAARVTAATLSDIYSAIVSAIGTLKGPLHGGANEGVIKNLLEIGSPDNVEPWVMNAFANKQKIMGFGHRVYRTEDPRATHLREMSRQLGERTGESKWYDMSRKMEEVVKREKHLNANVDFYSASTYYALGIPTDLFTPIFACSRIAGWTAHVLEQYANNRLIRPRAEYVGPRDLKYTPIDERG from the coding sequence ATGTCGAGTGAAGCCAATGTGGCCAAAGCCGGCCTCGAAGGCATCGTCGCGGCGCAGTCTTCGCTCAGCGACGTGAACGGCATTGAAGGCCGCCTGATCTACGCCGGATATGACATACACGATCTCGCCCAGCACGCCGCCTTCGAGGAAGTCATCTACCTGCTCTGGAATTTGCGCCTACCCACCCGCAGCGAGCTCAATGAGCTGGAGCAGCAGATCAGCCGCGAGAGTCAGCTCCCCGAAGGGATTCAACAACTGATCCGCGCCATCCCGACATCGGCAAGCCCGATGGATATGCTGCGCACGGTGGTTTCGGCGCTGGCTCTATATGACGAAGAGGCCGGCGATATGTCGAGCGCCGCGAATCTGCGTAAAGCGGTCCGCCTGACGGCTCGATTCCCCATCATCGTCACCACGTTTCAGCGACTGCGCAACGGGCTGGAGCCGGTCACGCCGCGCCCTGACCTGACGATTGCCGGCAACTTTCTCTACACGCTGAATGGCACAGAGCCGGACGAAGTGGCGACGCGGACGATGGACGTTGCTTTGATTCTGCACGCCGATCATGAATTGAACGCTTCGACGTTTGCGGCGCGAGTGACGGCGGCGACGCTGTCGGATATCTACTCGGCAATCGTGTCGGCCATCGGCACGCTCAAAGGCCCGTTGCATGGCGGCGCCAACGAAGGCGTCATCAAGAACCTGCTCGAAATCGGCAGCCCCGATAACGTCGAGCCGTGGGTGATGAACGCTTTTGCCAACAAGCAGAAGATCATGGGCTTCGGCCACCGCGTCTATCGCACGGAAGACCCGCGCGCCACGCACCTGCGCGAGATGTCGCGGCAGCTCGGCGAGCGCACGGGCGAGAGCAAGTGGTACGACATGTCGCGCAAGATGGAAGAGGTCGTTAAGCGCGAGAAGCATCTGAACGCCAATGTCGATTTCTACTCGGCTTCGACCTACTACGCGCTCGGCATCCCGACCGACCTGTTCACGCCGATCTTCGCCTGTAGCCGCATCGCCGGCTGGACGGCGCACGTTTTAGAGCAGTACGCCAACAACCGCTTGATCCGCCCGCGCGCCGAATACGTCGGCCCGCGCGACCTGAAATACACGCCGATAGACGAACGCGGCTAA
- a CDS encoding histone deacetylase, giving the protein MKAFYSDRYVIPLPPQHRFPIVKYSMIRQRLDAEGVLRPHHLFHSPLVGRDEALLVHTADYYDRLVAGLLTDREVRRLGLPWSELLVGRSRVSVGGTLAAARAALADGVAANLGGGTHHAFSGHGEGFCVFNDIAIAIRVLRAEGVLRRAAVVDLDVHQGNGTAAIFADDPEVFTLSLHGEKNFPLVKQQSTLDVGLADGTDDEEYLYALALHLATTLDGFRPDIVFYQAGVDPFFDDRLGRLALTLAGLKRRDEMVLTACHARQVPCVITLGGGYARDVADTVEAHCNTIRAARAIFGA; this is encoded by the coding sequence ATGAAAGCCTTCTATTCGGATCGCTATGTCATCCCGCTGCCGCCGCAGCACCGTTTCCCCATCGTCAAATACTCGATGATTCGCCAGCGGCTCGACGCCGAAGGCGTGTTGCGCCCGCATCATCTCTTTCATTCGCCGCTGGTCGGGCGCGACGAGGCGCTGCTCGTCCACACGGCGGATTATTATGACCGCCTGGTCGCGGGCCTTCTGACTGACCGCGAAGTGCGCCGCCTCGGTTTGCCCTGGAGCGAACTGCTGGTCGGGCGCTCGCGGGTCTCTGTAGGCGGCACGCTCGCCGCCGCCCGCGCGGCGCTCGCTGATGGCGTGGCGGCCAATCTCGGCGGCGGCACGCATCACGCTTTCTCCGGGCACGGCGAGGGCTTTTGTGTCTTTAATGACATTGCCATCGCGATTCGCGTGCTGCGCGCCGAAGGGGTGCTGCGTCGCGCCGCGGTGGTCGATCTCGACGTGCATCAGGGGAATGGCACGGCGGCGATCTTCGCGGACGACCCCGAAGTCTTTACGCTGTCGCTGCACGGCGAGAAGAATTTCCCGCTCGTCAAGCAACAGAGCACGCTTGACGTGGGGCTCGCCGACGGCACGGATGACGAGGAATACCTGTATGCGCTGGCGCTGCATCTGGCGACGACCCTTGACGGCTTCCGCCCCGACATCGTTTTTTATCAGGCCGGCGTTGATCCGTTTTTCGATGATCGGTTGGGGCGGCTCGCTTTGACGCTCGCGGGTCTCAAGCGGCGCGACGAGATGGTGCTGACCGCTTGCCACGCCCGCCAGGTGCCGTGTGTAATTACGCTCGGCGGCGGTTATGCGCGCGACGTTGCCGATACGGTCGAAGCGCATTGCAATACGATTCGCGCCGCGCGGGCGATCTTCGGCGCGTGA
- a CDS encoding site-specific integrase, with the protein MAVDNGLIQANPCSKVKLLREDNQRTRYLTNAEEQQLMTAITKNDERLRPLIILALNTGMRQGEIIGLTWPQIDWQRNLIVVTNTKTGLDRLIPMTEAVKDLLVGLWREADRSKAHVFDDNTDRASEAFRRLAARAGLVDFKFHDLRHTFATRLAPHTDAFTLAALLGHKTLAMTARYTHPTDDGKRRAIVALNGQASKAGQENVTIDFPARVSKAG; encoded by the coding sequence ATGGCTGTTGACAACGGGCTGATTCAGGCCAACCCGTGCAGCAAGGTAAAGCTCTTGCGTGAAGACAATCAGCGCACGCGATACCTGACCAACGCCGAAGAACAACAACTGATGACCGCCATCACCAAAAACGACGAGCGATTGCGACCGCTGATCATTCTCGCGCTCAACACCGGCATGCGGCAAGGCGAGATCATCGGCCTGACCTGGCCGCAGATTGATTGGCAGCGCAACCTCATCGTCGTCACCAACACCAAGACCGGCCTTGATCGCCTTATCCCGATGACCGAAGCCGTAAAAGATTTGCTCGTCGGGCTGTGGCGCGAAGCCGACCGCTCAAAGGCGCATGTCTTCGACGATAACACCGACCGGGCGAGTGAGGCATTTCGTCGGCTCGCCGCCCGCGCCGGCCTCGTGGATTTCAAGTTCCATGACCTGCGCCATACCTTCGCGACCCGACTGGCGCCGCACACGGACGCCTTCACGCTGGCGGCCTTACTCGGCCACAAAACGCTGGCGATGACGGCACGCTACACACATCCGACCGACGACGGCAAACGGCGCGCAATCGTCGCTTTGAACGGCCAGGCGAGCAAAGCTGGTCAAGAAAATGTCACAATCGATTTTCCGGCCAGAGTAAGCAAGGCCGGGTAG
- a CDS encoding SAM-dependent chlorinase/fluorinase, translating into MAERKPLITLTTDFGEADYYVPAMKGAILTVNPQAEIIDLTHQVPPHDLYAAAFMLLCCYTDFPKMTLHVVVVDPGVGTERRPLLVMTDNYNFIGPDNGVFSYIYQREHINRIVHLSETHYFRQPVSNTFHGRDVFAPSAGYVSRMVDWSKMGVEINDPVRFNTPTPVVASDKQIRGHVLHIDRFGNLITNITTAELPVERARAGARIRVGKHEAARVLNTYAEANPGELFAYFGSAGFLELAAPRQHAARMIEARRGLEVEVLLP; encoded by the coding sequence ATGGCTGAACGCAAACCGCTGATTACCTTGACGACAGACTTCGGCGAAGCCGATTACTACGTGCCGGCGATGAAAGGCGCGATCCTGACGGTCAACCCGCAGGCCGAGATTATAGACCTGACGCATCAGGTTCCGCCGCACGACCTTTACGCCGCGGCCTTCATGCTGCTTTGCTGCTACACAGACTTCCCGAAGATGACGCTGCACGTCGTCGTCGTTGATCCGGGCGTCGGCACCGAGCGCCGGCCTCTGCTGGTGATGACCGACAACTATAACTTCATCGGCCCCGACAATGGCGTGTTCAGTTATATCTACCAGCGCGAGCACATCAACCGCATCGTTCACCTGAGCGAGACGCACTACTTCCGCCAGCCGGTGTCGAACACTTTTCACGGGCGCGACGTTTTTGCGCCGAGTGCCGGTTACGTTTCGAGGATGGTTGATTGGAGCAAGATGGGGGTCGAAATCAACGACCCCGTGCGCTTCAACACGCCGACGCCGGTGGTGGCGTCCGACAAACAGATTCGCGGCCACGTGCTGCACATTGATCGCTTCGGCAATCTCATCACCAACATCACCACTGCCGAGCTGCCCGTGGAGCGTGCCCGCGCCGGCGCCCGCATTCGCGTCGGCAAGCACGAAGCGGCGCGCGTTCTGAACACCTATGCCGAAGCCAATCCGGGCGAGCTCTTCGCCTACTTCGGCAGCGCAGGGTTTCTGGAGTTGGCCGCGCCGCGCCAGCACGCCGCCCGTATGATCGAAGCGCGGCGCGGTCTTGAAGTCGAAGTCCTACTTCCCTGA